The following coding sequences are from one Diabrotica virgifera virgifera chromosome 2, PGI_DIABVI_V3a window:
- the LOC114337175 gene encoding frataxin homolog, mitochondrial: MLKLLRQVKLKKVPKNVQVVSICSHNNTRYFEKNSICAPNFSIVWARKLALSNFSTNVVDEIDSNTFEKVCEKTLESLTDFFEELVESNDKLKSADVSYSSGVLTVNLGQYGTYVINRQSPNKQIWLSSPKSGPKRYDFETNGNYWVYKHDMKTLHGLLQKELTNILGENIYLSDCAYYK; this comes from the coding sequence ATGTTGAAATTACTTCGACAGGTGAAATTAAAAAAAGTCCCAAAAAATGTTCAAGTAGTTTCCATTTGTAGTCACAATAATACTAGATATTTTGAGAAAAACAGTATCTGTGCACCTAACTTTTCAATAGTTTGGGCGAGAAAATTGGCTTTAAGTAATTTTAGTACCAATGTTGTAGATGAGATTGATAGTAATACATTTGAGAAAGTTTGTGAAAAAACTTTAGAATCTCTTACAGATTTTTTTGAAGAATTAGTTGAATCCAATGATAAGTTAAAGTCAGCTGATGTCTCCTACAGCAGTGGAGTATTAACTGTAAATTTAGGACAATATGGAACATATGTGATAAATAGGCAGTCACCAAATAAACAAATTTGGCTCAGTTCTCCCAAATCTGGACCAAAGCGATATGATTTCGAAACTAATGGCAATTATTGGGTATATAAACATGATATGAAGACATTACATGGATTGTTGCAGAAAGAATTGACAAATATACTAggtgaaaatatttatttatctgATTGTgcatattataaataa
- the LOC126879622 gene encoding uncharacterized protein LOC126879622 → MNMGGKRVSIDNIRYIIENYPRDKHLLCKSFLESSDKMNFNAIDKLSSEHVTNMLKEVPNAEATRQYLILTRNILDAFLLKEISVERRVYLIWYSTFFMRIWKAWLKKNGENIQKNFITTNAYTCIEINAHGIILVIEKLRQNGISEAFLPWLYSSQPCEKVFRETRSMSSTFSTMINYTLLDVLRRLKRIQAMHEISTDLGK, encoded by the exons atGAATATGGGAGGAAAACGAGTATCTATTGACAATATCCGGTACATAATTGAAAACTATCCTAGAGATAAACACTTATTATGCAAGAGCTTCCTTGAAT CTTCCGACAAAATGAACTTCAATGCAATAGACAAGTTAAGTTCTGAACATGTCACAAATATGCTTAAGGAAGTTCCCAACGCCGAAGCTACAAGGCAATATTTAATACTGACTCGCAACATATTGGATGCATTCTTGTTAAAAGAAATTAGTGTTGAAAGACGAGTATACCTAATTTGGTATTCAACTTTTTTCATGCGTATTTGGAAAGCCTGgctaaaaaaaaatggtgaaaatatCCAAAAGAATTTTATCACCACAAATGCCTATACATGCATAGAAATAAACGCTCATGGAATTATTTTAGTCATTGAAAAACTTCGGCAAAATGGAATTTCAGAAGCTTTTCTTCCATGGCTGTATAGCAGTCAGCCATGTGAAAAAGTATTTAGAGAAACTCGGTCCATGAGTAGCACATTTTCAACTATGATAAATTATACACTGCTGGATGTTTTAAGAAGATTAAAACGTATACAAGCTATGCATGAGATAAGCACAGACTTAGGTAAATAA